A section of the Pseudomonas fluorescens genome encodes:
- the recR gene encoding recombination mediator RecR, which produces MSFSPLIRQLIDALRTLPGVGQKTAQRMALQLLERDRSGGSRLAQALSQAMEGVGHCRQCRTLTEEELCPQCADPRRDDTLLCVVEGPMDVYAVEQTGYRGRYFVLKGHLSPLDGLGPEAIGIPQLVARIEEQGTFTEVILATNPTVEGEATAHYIAQLLSNKGLVTSRIAHGVPLGGELELVDGGTLAHSFAGRKPIAL; this is translated from the coding sequence ATGAGCTTCAGCCCTCTGATTCGTCAACTGATCGACGCCCTGCGCACCTTGCCGGGTGTGGGCCAGAAAACCGCCCAGCGTATGGCGCTGCAACTGCTGGAGCGTGACCGCAGCGGTGGCTCGCGGTTGGCCCAGGCCTTGAGCCAGGCCATGGAGGGGGTGGGCCATTGCCGCCAGTGCCGCACCCTTACCGAAGAAGAACTGTGCCCGCAATGCGCCGATCCCCGTCGCGACGACACGCTGCTGTGCGTGGTCGAAGGGCCGATGGACGTGTACGCGGTGGAGCAGACGGGGTATCGCGGGCGCTACTTCGTGCTCAAGGGCCACCTGTCGCCACTCGACGGTCTGGGGCCTGAGGCCATAGGCATTCCGCAGTTGGTGGCGCGCATTGAAGAGCAGGGCACCTTTACCGAGGTGATCCTGGCCACCAACCCGACGGTGGAAGGTGAGGCCACGGCGCACTACATCGCGCAGTTGCTGAGTAACAAAGGCCTGGTCACATCACGCATCGCCCATGGCGTGCCGCTGGGTGGTGAACTGGAACTGGTGGATGGCGGGACCCTGGCGCACTCGTTTGCCGGGCGCAAGCCGATCGCCCTCTAA